In a single window of the Neodiprion virginianus isolate iyNeoVirg1 chromosome 1, iyNeoVirg1.1, whole genome shotgun sequence genome:
- the LOC124306371 gene encoding carbohydrate sulfotransferase 11-like isoform X4, with translation MKKWSVIRLTSLIGGLAAITSIVTIIFLIKKIEGDYTRDAVKPHQTDSHELRLLLDEANRDNNRRISTVEETCKRRHLGRYQDRNFESFYKHPPAPQYTVFFIDMVHNLSYCPVYKAGSTTWFYNLCLLNGIPEEALANSSGQISIIARSVLPEMELSEAVEALEKSRKLLVVRHPFERLLSAYRDKLENSVAGREHGTLHFYKKYGSKIVAKFRDERIAPPRSDQVIRPKDIPPPAGIEPTWREFVQYLIHTDLASYGDDHWMPYYLFCTPCLIRFNIIAKRT, from the exons atgaagaaatggtCTGTCATCAG GCTGACGAGCTTGATAGGAGGACTGGCAGCTATCACTAGCAttgttacaattatttttctcatcaaaaaaatcgaaggaGACTATACAAGAGATGCAGTCAAGCCCCATCAAACAGACAGCCATGAGCTAAGATTGCTTTTG GATGAAGCCAACAGAGATAATAACCGCAGAATTTCTACGGTGGAAGAAACTTGCAAACGTCGCCATTTGGGTCGGTATCAGGATCGGAACTTCGAATCTTTCTACAAACATCCGCCAGCTCCACAGTATACAGTCTTCTTCATTGACAT GGTACACAACTTATCTTACTGCCCAGTATACAAGGCTGGAAGTACCACATGGTTTTACAATTTATGTTTGCTGAATGGAATCCCGGAAGAAGCACTAGCTAACAGCAGTGGACAGATTTCGATAATCGCACGAAGCGTCCTACCGGAAATGGAATTATCAGAGGCCGTAGAG gCTTTGGAAAAAAGTCGCAAACTGCTTGTGGTTCGACACCCTTTTGAACGTTTGCTCAGCGCATATCGCGATAAACTGGAAAATTCTGTGGCGGGCAGGGAACATGGGACTCTTCACTTTTATAAGAAATACGGATCCAAGATTGTCGCAAAATTTCGAG atgAGAGAATTGCACCTCCAAGATCTGATCAGGTAATCAGACCGAAGGACATTCCTCCTCCCGCAGGAATAGAGCCAACGTGGAGAGAGTTTGTCCAATATTTAATCCACACGGATTTGGCTAGTTATGGAGATGATCATTGGATGCCTTATTATCTATTTTGTACCCCGTGCTTGATCAGGTTTAACATCATCGCAAAG
- the LOC124306371 gene encoding carbohydrate sulfotransferase 11-like isoform X3 — MKKWSVIRLTSLIGGLAAITSIVTIIFLIKKIEGDYTRDAVKPHQTDSHELRLLLDEANRDNNRRISTVEETCKRRHLGRYQDRNFESFYKHPPAPQYTVFFIDMVHNLSYCPVYKAGSTTWFYNLCLLNGIPEEALANSSGQISIIARSVLPEMELSEAVEALEKSRKLLVVRHPFERLLSAYRDKLENSVAGREHGTLHFYKKYGSKIVAKFRDERIAPPRSDQVIRPKDIPPPAGIEPTWREFVQYLIHTDLASYGDDHWMPYYLFCTPCLIRFNIIAKLLLPCHKQFITINLM, encoded by the exons atgaagaaatggtCTGTCATCAG GCTGACGAGCTTGATAGGAGGACTGGCAGCTATCACTAGCAttgttacaattatttttctcatcaaaaaaatcgaaggaGACTATACAAGAGATGCAGTCAAGCCCCATCAAACAGACAGCCATGAGCTAAGATTGCTTTTG GATGAAGCCAACAGAGATAATAACCGCAGAATTTCTACGGTGGAAGAAACTTGCAAACGTCGCCATTTGGGTCGGTATCAGGATCGGAACTTCGAATCTTTCTACAAACATCCGCCAGCTCCACAGTATACAGTCTTCTTCATTGACAT GGTACACAACTTATCTTACTGCCCAGTATACAAGGCTGGAAGTACCACATGGTTTTACAATTTATGTTTGCTGAATGGAATCCCGGAAGAAGCACTAGCTAACAGCAGTGGACAGATTTCGATAATCGCACGAAGCGTCCTACCGGAAATGGAATTATCAGAGGCCGTAGAG gCTTTGGAAAAAAGTCGCAAACTGCTTGTGGTTCGACACCCTTTTGAACGTTTGCTCAGCGCATATCGCGATAAACTGGAAAATTCTGTGGCGGGCAGGGAACATGGGACTCTTCACTTTTATAAGAAATACGGATCCAAGATTGTCGCAAAATTTCGAG atgAGAGAATTGCACCTCCAAGATCTGATCAGGTAATCAGACCGAAGGACATTCCTCCTCCCGCAGGAATAGAGCCAACGTGGAGAGAGTTTGTCCAATATTTAATCCACACGGATTTGGCTAGTTATGGAGATGATCATTGGATGCCTTATTATCTATTTTGTACCCCGTGCTTGATCAGGTTTAACATCATCGCAAAG